A genomic stretch from Pelotomaculum schinkii includes:
- a CDS encoding aldehyde ferredoxin oxidoreductase family protein, giving the protein MIKLIKIDLTDKKVSIEDTTELQRDFLGGLGVNTKLLVELTPPGADPLGPDNNLIFGAGTFVGTLLPTAARTELTAKSPLSNRFGTSNSGGLWGAALKFAGYSHIVLTGKSPTPVYITIDNDQIKIEDATHLWGLNTCATMDWIRRERGKDYQVASIGPAGEKLVRFASVQNNYHGAWGRTGMGAVMGSKNLKAIAVRGNGKVKVADRRSFARIMTEAFKKVINHESFGYTHRYGSMVVADPYNKIGALPGYNFTRGYFEDWVDTRGRGVFERKYKEKDLACFSCPVACAHWTKVKNGIYKGYGNKGLEVSFVLEFGAKLGIKEIAEILKCAEVCNLYGMDVVSASGVIAFAIEANQNGLLGNLSMEVPSVWGDFLGILKLLENIGQRKGIGDLLAEGIKRASENIPGSKQFAMHIKGVEIPVRDPRAKWDVWTLGYLTNTRGGDSLRTRSPVDNLYGKERNYFEEETAVSEDTINKLDMPNFLKKEIFGEPPFKVDIPKMARYSEDLITIINSTGLCIRPPVHRALGTDFYARALTAVTGHPYTEQDVMKIAAIIWDLQHQFNVLAGEKLEDFAFPDRFYEESLTIQSGTKAQLPRDIINEVVHRYFKARKWDYAEEDLYL; this is encoded by the coding sequence ATGATTAAGTTAATAAAAATAGATTTAACCGACAAGAAAGTATCTATTGAAGATACGACTGAACTCCAGCGCGATTTCTTAGGAGGGCTTGGGGTAAACACCAAACTGCTTGTTGAGCTTACACCACCAGGTGCAGACCCATTGGGACCGGACAATAACTTAATCTTTGGAGCGGGTACTTTTGTAGGAACCCTGTTGCCTACTGCCGCCCGTACTGAACTCACTGCCAAATCCCCTCTCAGCAACCGTTTTGGCACCAGTAATAGCGGCGGGCTTTGGGGAGCAGCATTGAAATTTGCAGGCTACAGCCATATTGTGTTGACAGGAAAGAGTCCTACTCCCGTTTATATAACCATAGATAATGACCAAATAAAAATCGAAGACGCGACTCACCTTTGGGGTTTAAATACCTGCGCAACCATGGACTGGATTAGACGAGAAAGAGGGAAGGACTATCAAGTTGCCAGCATTGGCCCGGCTGGAGAAAAGCTTGTCCGTTTTGCCTCAGTACAAAATAATTACCACGGCGCTTGGGGCAGGACCGGCATGGGCGCAGTAATGGGCAGTAAAAATTTAAAGGCGATTGCAGTCCGTGGAAATGGCAAAGTCAAGGTAGCGGATAGACGCTCCTTTGCCAGAATTATGACTGAAGCATTTAAAAAGGTCATTAACCATGAGTCCTTTGGTTACACACATCGCTACGGCAGCATGGTGGTTGCTGACCCTTACAATAAAATTGGCGCCCTTCCAGGATACAATTTTACTCGCGGGTACTTTGAAGACTGGGTAGACACCAGAGGCCGGGGAGTTTTTGAGAGAAAGTATAAAGAAAAGGATTTGGCATGCTTTTCTTGCCCGGTTGCCTGCGCCCATTGGACAAAGGTAAAAAACGGAATATACAAAGGTTATGGTAATAAAGGTTTGGAGGTAAGCTTCGTTTTAGAATTTGGCGCCAAGCTGGGGATTAAAGAAATTGCCGAAATATTAAAATGCGCAGAGGTATGCAATTTATATGGTATGGACGTGGTTTCTGCCTCAGGAGTAATAGCCTTTGCTATTGAAGCAAACCAAAATGGCTTGCTGGGTAATTTAAGCATGGAAGTACCAAGTGTATGGGGCGATTTTTTAGGTATTTTAAAGCTTTTGGAGAATATCGGGCAAAGAAAAGGCATTGGTGATTTGCTCGCTGAAGGTATTAAGAGAGCTTCTGAAAATATTCCAGGCAGCAAACAATTTGCCATGCATATCAAGGGAGTGGAAATTCCTGTTCGAGATCCCCGGGCAAAGTGGGATGTATGGACGTTGGGGTACCTTACCAATACAAGAGGCGGAGATAGTCTGCGGACCAGGTCACCCGTTGATAATTTGTATGGGAAGGAACGTAATTATTTTGAGGAAGAAACTGCTGTTTCAGAAGATACGATTAATAAATTGGACATGCCAAATTTTTTAAAGAAAGAAATATTTGGTGAACCGCCTTTTAAAGTTGATATCCCTAAGATGGCCAGATACTCCGAAGACTTGATTACTATTATTAATTCTACGGGCCTTTGTATTAGGCCGCCCGTCCACAGAGCACTTGGAACAGACTTTTATGCAAGGGCGCTAACAGCGGTAACCGGTCACCCTTACACAGAACAAGATGTTATGAAAATTGCCGCCATTATCTGGGACCTGCAACATCAATTCAATGTACTGGCTGGTGAAAAATTAGAAGATTTTGCTTTCCCGGACCGCTTTTATGAAGAATCGCTAACTATTCAATCGGGAACCAAAGCCCAATTGCCACGTGATATAATTAATGAAGTAGTACATCGTTATTTCAAAGCACGCAAGTGGGACTATGCAGAAGAGGATTTATATCTATGA
- a CDS encoding SLC13 family permease, which yields MQSETKASTVGIVTRKRAIWLIAIVVIYFVLINLPTPNGLSLVGQKALALMLIVVITWVTGIIPIGIASLLFVFLQSVIGIADVGTAVGNFANPTLLFVLSSFFLAIALDVSGLNNRISLKLTVLSGGSPKKALFYLMAATAVLSMVISDVPACAAFYSIGLALLRKNNCKVGSSNLGKAMMIGIPVASLIGGAATPAGSSLNVLALSLMKSTANIDITFLQWAAIGIPIVIIALPLTWKIMTFVFPPELERLIGIEDIQKDYQALGHISAKEIKFIVIFALLLITWFTESIHKIPLPASATFGAVLFFLPGIDLLSWENTKHRIGWDIILLIGAASSLGTAFWKSGAATWMANGALSWTQGVSLVVVVLVVVIFTTLIHLLLPVNPAIISIMVPALVGYAATIGMGSPLALVIPMAQAVHSAFLLPLDSVPLITYASGYYTMVDFFKSGWIISILWCIVITAVIMVIAPAIGLF from the coding sequence ATGCAGTCAGAAACAAAAGCAAGTACTGTAGGTATTGTTACCAGGAAAAGGGCTATTTGGTTAATTGCAATAGTAGTCATATATTTTGTTTTAATCAATTTACCTACTCCAAATGGTCTCTCCCTCGTAGGACAAAAAGCCTTGGCATTAATGCTTATTGTAGTAATTACCTGGGTAACTGGAATTATCCCGATAGGCATAGCATCATTGTTGTTTGTATTCCTCCAGTCCGTGATTGGTATTGCAGACGTGGGCACGGCAGTAGGGAACTTTGCCAATCCAACCCTGCTCTTTGTTCTTTCCTCATTTTTCCTGGCAATTGCTTTGGATGTGAGCGGTCTAAACAATCGAATCTCTTTGAAATTGACGGTCCTTTCAGGAGGTAGTCCTAAGAAAGCGTTGTTCTACTTAATGGCAGCCACCGCTGTGTTGTCAATGGTTATTTCCGACGTCCCGGCATGTGCGGCATTTTACTCCATCGGACTGGCCCTTTTGCGGAAAAACAATTGTAAAGTGGGCTCCAGTAATTTAGGCAAGGCTATGATGATTGGTATTCCCGTAGCCTCCTTAATTGGCGGGGCTGCAACACCGGCAGGATCTTCATTGAATGTATTGGCGCTGTCCCTGATGAAGTCCACAGCGAATATAGACATCACATTCCTTCAATGGGCGGCCATCGGTATTCCCATCGTTATTATAGCGCTGCCCCTCACCTGGAAGATTATGACTTTCGTATTCCCACCGGAGTTGGAGCGTCTGATTGGTATAGAAGATATCCAAAAAGATTATCAGGCTTTGGGTCACATTTCAGCAAAAGAAATCAAGTTTATAGTGATCTTTGCACTTTTGCTGATTACCTGGTTCACAGAATCGATTCATAAAATACCCCTGCCGGCTTCGGCCACGTTTGGTGCGGTACTTTTCTTCCTGCCAGGGATAGATTTACTGAGCTGGGAAAATACGAAACATAGGATAGGTTGGGATATTATCCTACTTATCGGTGCAGCCAGCTCATTAGGTACGGCCTTTTGGAAATCTGGTGCAGCCACCTGGATGGCTAATGGCGCATTGAGCTGGACACAAGGCGTCTCTCTGGTTGTGGTTGTTCTTGTTGTGGTTATCTTTACAACCCTGATCCACCTTCTGTTACCTGTCAACCCTGCCATTATCTCCATCATGGTACCGGCCCTGGTGGGTTATGCCGCCACTATAGGCATGGGTTCGCCTTTAGCACTGGTTATTCCCATGGCTCAAGCCGTGCACTCAGCTTTTCTGTTGCCACTTGATTCCGTACCTCTCATTACCTATGCATCGGGCTATTATACTATGGTGGATTTCTTTAAATCTGGATGGATCATCTCTATCCTTTGGTGCATTGTAATAACCGCTGTGATCATGGTGATCGCCCCTGCCATAGGTTTGTTTTAA
- a CDS encoding acyl CoA:acetate/3-ketoacid CoA transferase, which produces MSKVVTPEQAAAAIPDGACVAWTTAGLCCFAEEVAIAMQKRFLETGHPRDLWITHSCGCGDHKERGFNHFGYEGMVRKHVGGHIGESPKLGALVLDNKVECHLIPQGVMTHLWRQIAGKKPGVLTKVGLGTYVDPRLEGGKVNEITKDDMVKLIEFEGEEYLYYKPFKIDVAVIRGTTCDENGNFTMDKECLFLESLQLAMAAKACGGIVIAQVQYVSKPGTLHPKTVKVPGVLVDYIVVSKPENHLQTKQTYLNPALCGDIRTPLGSVPPLPLDERKIIGRRAAMELRPGAVVNMGIGMPDGVASVAAEEGVTDVMTLTTELGNFGGMPAKGDDFPSTWNSECTIEHPSMFDFYDGGGLDICFLGSAQTDKEGNINVSKFGTRVVGPGGFVNISSTSKKVVFVGTMTAGAEYEVKDGTIHIVKEGNIKKFVPRVTQVTFSGKYSQQNGQKVLYVTERAVFALEDGEVTLIEIAPGLDVEKDVIAAMEFRPRISPNLKEMPQEIFEPKWGKLKEIIGA; this is translated from the coding sequence ATGTCCAAAGTTGTTACTCCTGAGCAGGCCGCGGCGGCAATTCCAGATGGTGCATGCGTAGCATGGACTACAGCCGGGTTATGCTGCTTTGCCGAAGAAGTGGCAATTGCCATGCAGAAACGCTTCCTTGAGACCGGACATCCAAGAGATCTTTGGATTACTCACAGCTGCGGCTGCGGCGACCATAAGGAAAGAGGATTTAACCATTTTGGCTACGAGGGTATGGTCAGAAAGCACGTGGGGGGGCATATAGGCGAGTCTCCCAAGTTGGGTGCGTTGGTTCTTGACAATAAGGTTGAATGCCACCTGATTCCGCAGGGAGTCATGACCCACCTGTGGCGGCAAATAGCCGGGAAGAAACCGGGTGTGCTCACAAAAGTGGGATTGGGTACTTATGTCGATCCCCGTTTAGAGGGCGGCAAGGTTAATGAAATCACCAAGGATGATATGGTGAAACTGATTGAATTTGAAGGGGAAGAGTATTTGTACTATAAGCCCTTCAAAATTGATGTAGCCGTTATCCGGGGCACCACCTGCGACGAAAACGGCAATTTTACGATGGATAAAGAATGTTTGTTTTTGGAATCCCTGCAATTAGCCATGGCGGCAAAAGCATGCGGCGGAATCGTCATTGCCCAGGTGCAATACGTGAGCAAACCCGGCACGCTTCATCCTAAGACCGTAAAGGTGCCTGGGGTTCTTGTGGATTATATTGTTGTTTCCAAACCGGAAAATCACCTGCAAACGAAACAAACCTACCTTAATCCCGCTCTTTGTGGAGATATCAGGACACCTTTGGGCAGTGTACCCCCTCTTCCGCTTGATGAACGCAAGATTATTGGCCGCAGGGCGGCTATGGAACTGCGGCCCGGGGCTGTTGTCAACATGGGCATCGGAATGCCTGACGGAGTTGCCAGTGTGGCCGCAGAGGAAGGCGTAACTGACGTGATGACACTCACCACAGAGTTGGGTAACTTTGGCGGGATGCCAGCTAAAGGTGATGATTTCCCGTCAACCTGGAACTCGGAATGTACCATTGAGCATCCGAGTATGTTTGATTTTTATGACGGCGGAGGGCTTGATATATGCTTCCTGGGGTCTGCCCAAACAGATAAAGAGGGCAACATCAACGTCAGTAAGTTTGGGACCAGGGTAGTTGGGCCGGGCGGCTTTGTTAATATCTCGTCAACCTCCAAGAAAGTGGTTTTCGTCGGCACCATGACCGCCGGTGCGGAATATGAGGTAAAGGACGGCACGATCCATATTGTCAAAGAAGGCAATATCAAAAAATTCGTGCCGAGAGTTACCCAGGTTACCTTCAGCGGCAAGTACTCACAGCAAAACGGACAAAAAGTGTTATATGTCACTGAGCGTGCTGTCTTTGCCCTGGAAGATGGTGAGGTAACCCTGATTGAAATTGCGCCTGGTCTTGATGTGGAAAAAGACGTTATTGCCGCTATGGAATTCAGGCCTAGAATATCTCCCAACTTAAAAGAGATGCCCCAGGAGATATTTGAGCCTAAATGGGGGAAACTCAAGGAAATTATAGGAGCGTAA
- a CDS encoding FAD binding domain-containing protein: MYLPDFEYYSPDSLAEVCQLLSQFGSRAKLISGGTDVIVKMKNELLAPEVLVSIKNMDQLKKIEYVPGKGVVIGARATHNDLVYSELLAEKFPSIPGAAKQMAQNQVRNAGTVGGNICNAVPSADLPPILIALGATVNVIGVNGERSLALEDVFTGPNTTCLAPDEVITEVVIPDQKTTGSTYIKFGLRAAGALAVAGVASAVCVENGVIKDARVVLSAVAPTPMRAKKAEAFLKGKKITDELLAEAGSIAAEECKPISDYRASAEYRRNLVGVFTKRSLRKAINEGHV; encoded by the coding sequence GTGTACTTGCCAGATTTTGAATATTACTCACCGGATAGTCTAGCTGAGGTTTGCCAGCTGCTCTCGCAGTTTGGTTCTCGTGCTAAACTGATTTCCGGTGGTACCGACGTTATTGTCAAAATGAAAAATGAGTTATTAGCGCCGGAAGTTCTTGTTTCAATAAAGAACATGGATCAACTAAAGAAAATTGAATACGTACCCGGCAAAGGTGTTGTGATTGGGGCCAGAGCAACGCATAATGATTTGGTTTATTCCGAATTGCTAGCTGAAAAGTTTCCATCCATACCGGGAGCGGCCAAGCAAATGGCGCAAAACCAGGTACGCAATGCTGGTACTGTTGGCGGCAATATCTGTAACGCCGTTCCTTCCGCCGACCTGCCGCCCATTCTGATCGCCCTTGGCGCAACTGTTAATGTGATAGGTGTTAATGGAGAGCGCAGTTTAGCGCTGGAAGACGTCTTTACGGGTCCCAATACGACTTGTTTGGCTCCGGACGAAGTCATCACCGAAGTGGTTATCCCTGATCAAAAAACGACCGGCAGCACCTACATTAAGTTTGGGCTCCGCGCGGCAGGCGCTTTAGCAGTTGCCGGGGTGGCTTCTGCTGTATGCGTTGAAAATGGTGTTATCAAGGATGCTCGCGTAGTCTTAAGCGCAGTTGCTCCAACGCCTATGCGGGCTAAAAAAGCCGAAGCCTTCCTGAAAGGGAAGAAGATTACTGATGAACTGTTAGCTGAAGCCGGCAGTATAGCCGCTGAGGAGTGCAAGCCGATTTCCGACTACCGGGCATCTGCTGAGTACCGCCGCAACCTGGTAGGTGTCTTTACCAAGCGATCATTACGAAAAGCTATCAATGAGGGGCACGTATAA
- a CDS encoding (2Fe-2S)-binding protein: MSNVVIDKQGRKNYLITIKVNGDEYTRLVKANTLLVNFLRDDLDLTGTKRGCELGDCGSCTVLKNGKPVNSCLLLAVEADGQEFTTIEGVASTNKLDIVQEKFIEYGAFQCGYCAPGMILSAKALLTRNPKPTEHEVREAIAGNLCRCTGYVNIVKAILAASGQDVPLLDNKGVSIDE, encoded by the coding sequence ATGTCAAATGTTGTTATAGACAAACAAGGAAGAAAGAACTATCTGATAACTATCAAGGTTAACGGTGACGAATATACAAGGTTAGTTAAAGCCAACACTCTGCTGGTTAACTTCCTGCGGGACGACCTGGACCTTACTGGTACCAAAAGAGGCTGCGAACTGGGCGACTGCGGCTCGTGCACCGTACTGAAGAATGGAAAACCGGTTAACTCCTGCCTTTTGTTGGCCGTTGAAGCAGATGGACAAGAATTTACCACTATTGAAGGGGTCGCCTCCACCAACAAGCTTGACATCGTTCAGGAGAAATTTATTGAATACGGGGCTTTCCAGTGCGGTTACTGTGCCCCCGGCATGATCCTCTCGGCCAAAGCATTGCTTACAAGAAACCCCAAGCCCACCGAACACGAAGTACGTGAGGCCATTGCCGGCAACCTGTGCCGCTGCACTGGTTACGTCAATATCGTTAAGGCCATCTTGGCCGCTTCCGGACAAGATGTACCG